In Monodelphis domestica isolate mMonDom1 chromosome 3, mMonDom1.pri, whole genome shotgun sequence, the following proteins share a genomic window:
- the ERICH5 gene encoding glutamate-rich protein 5 isoform X2: protein MGCSSSTQTQSQESSRPVTKTSVTNGLKQSASDGNTSIPYKNEICPDKKKQCALVKARVDAHDKTRLTNNLGAKETTVVMPAIDGASFTSEEGNAGEVESSGSRERDQTEYLRSTDKAKYPQASEESMPPISLEKNETPGIDEKDNDGEIKNGTQAAGRFVEIEIFGTIKEIKPLRSDREEETLETVECGQHQGMAQEADPQRTTEETKHPVTSVETEPQEIVEEIQHVETERKTEMLEENDHVEIAGETETSGTLEETEHEGTAGETKPSGILEETECEEETVVKTEPSEPLKEPEHEETAGETKPSGMIEKTEHEETAEEPKTSGMMEKSEHGDTAGETEPAGTMENKALVTDEKHNLLATVEDNEFPEVPEGDQPLEATGKNKVEKIQHVEIVEGNKPKIAEGTEENMKPLMEVDRETHMNEEDEAIEGETGERVETEMHSEIVSEGSETKEEETGEAVDTTAATEMELTNSKK from the exons CTTCAGATGGAAACACTTCAATCccatacaaaaatgaaatttgcCCTGACAAGAAAAAGCAGTGTGCTTTAGTAAAAGCAAGAGTTGATGCTCATGACAAAACCAGGCTGACCAATAACCTTGGAGCAAAAGAGACCACAGTTGTCATGCCAGCAATTGATGGTGCTAGTTTTacctctgaagaaggaaatgctgGGGAGGTAGAGTCCTCAGGCTCCAGAGAAAGAGATCAAACAGAATATCTGAGATCAACAGATAAAGCTAAATATCCACAGGCATCTGAAGAGTCTATGCCACCCATAtctcttgaaaaaaatgaaactccAGGAATAGATGAAAAGGACAATGATGGGGAAATTAAGAATGGTACTCAGGCTGCAGGAAGATTTGTTGAGATTGAAATATTTGGAACTATAAAAGAGATTAAGCCACTAAGAAGCGATAGAGAAGAAGAAACTCTGGAAACAGTAGAATGTGGTCAGCATCAGGGAATGGCTCAAGAGGCTGATCCCCAAAGAACAACAGAGGAAACTAAGCATCCGGTAACATCTGTGGAGACTGAACCTCAAGAAATAGTGGAAGAAATTCAGCATGTAGAAACTGAGAGAAAGACCGAAATGTTGGAGGAGAACGATCATGTGGAAATAGCTGGAGAGACTGAAACTTCAGGAACACTGGAAGAGACTGAGCATGAGGGAACAGCTGGAGAGACCAAACCTTCAGGAATACTGGAAGAGACCGAATGTGAGGAGGAAACAGTTGTAAAGACTGAACCTTCAGAACCACTGAAAGAACCTGAACATGAGGAAACAGCTGGAGAGACCAAACCTTCAGGAATGATAGAAAAGACTGAGCATGAAGAAACAGCTGAAGAACCCAAAACTTCAGGAATGATGGAAAAGTCTGAGCATGGGGATACAGCTGGAGAGACTGAACCTGCAGGAACAATGGAAAATAAGGCCTTGGTAACAGATGAAAAACACAATCTTCTGGCAACAGTTGAAGATAATGAATTTCCAGAAGTCCCAGAGGGGGACCAGCCTCTTGAAGCTACTGGAAAGAATAAGGTGGAGAAGATTCAGCACGTAGAAATAGTTGAGGGAAATAAACCTAAAATAGCTGAAGggacagaggaaaacatgaagcctCTAATGGAAGTAGACAGGGAAACTCACATGAATGAAGAGGACGAAGCAATTGAAG GTGAGACGGGAGAAAGGGTGGAAACTGAGATGCACAGTGAGATAGTAAGTGAGGGGTCTgaaacaaaagaagaagaaacggGAGAAGCTGTGGATACTACTGCAGCCACAGAGATGG
- the ERICH5 gene encoding glutamate-rich protein 5 isoform X1 codes for MGCSSSTQTQSQESSRPVTKTSVTNGLKQSAASDGNTSIPYKNEICPDKKKQCALVKARVDAHDKTRLTNNLGAKETTVVMPAIDGASFTSEEGNAGEVESSGSRERDQTEYLRSTDKAKYPQASEESMPPISLEKNETPGIDEKDNDGEIKNGTQAAGRFVEIEIFGTIKEIKPLRSDREEETLETVECGQHQGMAQEADPQRTTEETKHPVTSVETEPQEIVEEIQHVETERKTEMLEENDHVEIAGETETSGTLEETEHEGTAGETKPSGILEETECEEETVVKTEPSEPLKEPEHEETAGETKPSGMIEKTEHEETAEEPKTSGMMEKSEHGDTAGETEPAGTMENKALVTDEKHNLLATVEDNEFPEVPEGDQPLEATGKNKVEKIQHVEIVEGNKPKIAEGTEENMKPLMEVDRETHMNEEDEAIEGETGERVETEMHSEIVSEGSETKEEETGEAVDTTAATEMELTNSKK; via the exons CAGCTTCAGATGGAAACACTTCAATCccatacaaaaatgaaatttgcCCTGACAAGAAAAAGCAGTGTGCTTTAGTAAAAGCAAGAGTTGATGCTCATGACAAAACCAGGCTGACCAATAACCTTGGAGCAAAAGAGACCACAGTTGTCATGCCAGCAATTGATGGTGCTAGTTTTacctctgaagaaggaaatgctgGGGAGGTAGAGTCCTCAGGCTCCAGAGAAAGAGATCAAACAGAATATCTGAGATCAACAGATAAAGCTAAATATCCACAGGCATCTGAAGAGTCTATGCCACCCATAtctcttgaaaaaaatgaaactccAGGAATAGATGAAAAGGACAATGATGGGGAAATTAAGAATGGTACTCAGGCTGCAGGAAGATTTGTTGAGATTGAAATATTTGGAACTATAAAAGAGATTAAGCCACTAAGAAGCGATAGAGAAGAAGAAACTCTGGAAACAGTAGAATGTGGTCAGCATCAGGGAATGGCTCAAGAGGCTGATCCCCAAAGAACAACAGAGGAAACTAAGCATCCGGTAACATCTGTGGAGACTGAACCTCAAGAAATAGTGGAAGAAATTCAGCATGTAGAAACTGAGAGAAAGACCGAAATGTTGGAGGAGAACGATCATGTGGAAATAGCTGGAGAGACTGAAACTTCAGGAACACTGGAAGAGACTGAGCATGAGGGAACAGCTGGAGAGACCAAACCTTCAGGAATACTGGAAGAGACCGAATGTGAGGAGGAAACAGTTGTAAAGACTGAACCTTCAGAACCACTGAAAGAACCTGAACATGAGGAAACAGCTGGAGAGACCAAACCTTCAGGAATGATAGAAAAGACTGAGCATGAAGAAACAGCTGAAGAACCCAAAACTTCAGGAATGATGGAAAAGTCTGAGCATGGGGATACAGCTGGAGAGACTGAACCTGCAGGAACAATGGAAAATAAGGCCTTGGTAACAGATGAAAAACACAATCTTCTGGCAACAGTTGAAGATAATGAATTTCCAGAAGTCCCAGAGGGGGACCAGCCTCTTGAAGCTACTGGAAAGAATAAGGTGGAGAAGATTCAGCACGTAGAAATAGTTGAGGGAAATAAACCTAAAATAGCTGAAGggacagaggaaaacatgaagcctCTAATGGAAGTAGACAGGGAAACTCACATGAATGAAGAGGACGAAGCAATTGAAG GTGAGACGGGAGAAAGGGTGGAAACTGAGATGCACAGTGAGATAGTAAGTGAGGGGTCTgaaacaaaagaagaagaaacggGAGAAGCTGTGGATACTACTGCAGCCACAGAGATGG
- the ERICH5 gene encoding glutamate-rich protein 5 isoform X3: MSGATRLREWTSRKVLPGHLGRAPLSSSDGNTSIPYKNEICPDKKKQCALVKARVDAHDKTRLTNNLGAKETTVVMPAIDGASFTSEEGNAGEVESSGSRERDQTEYLRSTDKAKYPQASEESMPPISLEKNETPGIDEKDNDGEIKNGTQAAGRFVEIEIFGTIKEIKPLRSDREEETLETVECGQHQGMAQEADPQRTTEETKHPVTSVETEPQEIVEEIQHVETERKTEMLEENDHVEIAGETETSGTLEETEHEGTAGETKPSGILEETECEEETVVKTEPSEPLKEPEHEETAGETKPSGMIEKTEHEETAEEPKTSGMMEKSEHGDTAGETEPAGTMENKALVTDEKHNLLATVEDNEFPEVPEGDQPLEATGKNKVEKIQHVEIVEGNKPKIAEGTEENMKPLMEVDRETHMNEEDEAIEGETGERVETEMHSEIVSEGSETKEEETGEAVDTTAATEMELTNSKK, encoded by the exons CTTCAGATGGAAACACTTCAATCccatacaaaaatgaaatttgcCCTGACAAGAAAAAGCAGTGTGCTTTAGTAAAAGCAAGAGTTGATGCTCATGACAAAACCAGGCTGACCAATAACCTTGGAGCAAAAGAGACCACAGTTGTCATGCCAGCAATTGATGGTGCTAGTTTTacctctgaagaaggaaatgctgGGGAGGTAGAGTCCTCAGGCTCCAGAGAAAGAGATCAAACAGAATATCTGAGATCAACAGATAAAGCTAAATATCCACAGGCATCTGAAGAGTCTATGCCACCCATAtctcttgaaaaaaatgaaactccAGGAATAGATGAAAAGGACAATGATGGGGAAATTAAGAATGGTACTCAGGCTGCAGGAAGATTTGTTGAGATTGAAATATTTGGAACTATAAAAGAGATTAAGCCACTAAGAAGCGATAGAGAAGAAGAAACTCTGGAAACAGTAGAATGTGGTCAGCATCAGGGAATGGCTCAAGAGGCTGATCCCCAAAGAACAACAGAGGAAACTAAGCATCCGGTAACATCTGTGGAGACTGAACCTCAAGAAATAGTGGAAGAAATTCAGCATGTAGAAACTGAGAGAAAGACCGAAATGTTGGAGGAGAACGATCATGTGGAAATAGCTGGAGAGACTGAAACTTCAGGAACACTGGAAGAGACTGAGCATGAGGGAACAGCTGGAGAGACCAAACCTTCAGGAATACTGGAAGAGACCGAATGTGAGGAGGAAACAGTTGTAAAGACTGAACCTTCAGAACCACTGAAAGAACCTGAACATGAGGAAACAGCTGGAGAGACCAAACCTTCAGGAATGATAGAAAAGACTGAGCATGAAGAAACAGCTGAAGAACCCAAAACTTCAGGAATGATGGAAAAGTCTGAGCATGGGGATACAGCTGGAGAGACTGAACCTGCAGGAACAATGGAAAATAAGGCCTTGGTAACAGATGAAAAACACAATCTTCTGGCAACAGTTGAAGATAATGAATTTCCAGAAGTCCCAGAGGGGGACCAGCCTCTTGAAGCTACTGGAAAGAATAAGGTGGAGAAGATTCAGCACGTAGAAATAGTTGAGGGAAATAAACCTAAAATAGCTGAAGggacagaggaaaacatgaagcctCTAATGGAAGTAGACAGGGAAACTCACATGAATGAAGAGGACGAAGCAATTGAAG GTGAGACGGGAGAAAGGGTGGAAACTGAGATGCACAGTGAGATAGTAAGTGAGGGGTCTgaaacaaaagaagaagaaacggGAGAAGCTGTGGATACTACTGCAGCCACAGAGATGG